A genomic stretch from Sporocytophaga myxococcoides DSM 11118 includes:
- a CDS encoding SAM hydrolase/SAM-dependent halogenase family protein produces the protein MAIITFMSDFGHRDHYVAAVKAKIFSINPSINVVDITHSIENFNIAHGAYILKSVFRDFPQGTVHLVSVNAPSGPDERAVAVKLEEHYFVGIDNGLFSLLSDKAPTAIVELIKDSSYNRIFPEKTTLAAAAVSLASGTNIYNIGTQISSLRSMLNRQVRISKTQIGGHVVHVDQYGNLVTNISEELFYRQKNNRSFTVHFARETVDFIADSYDSMDHGDCLVLFNSNGYMEIAISQGNASELLGMGFDSPVMINFSEA, from the coding sequence ATGGCTATTATCACATTTATGTCAGATTTCGGACATAGAGACCATTACGTGGCTGCCGTAAAAGCGAAGATTTTTTCTATCAACCCTAGTATAAATGTAGTGGATATTACCCACTCCATTGAAAATTTCAATATTGCTCACGGGGCCTATATTTTAAAATCAGTCTTTAGAGATTTTCCGCAAGGTACTGTGCACCTCGTGTCTGTAAACGCACCATCCGGCCCCGATGAAAGGGCTGTAGCCGTGAAACTGGAAGAGCATTACTTCGTCGGAATTGATAATGGTTTGTTCTCATTACTAAGTGACAAAGCCCCTACTGCAATTGTCGAGTTAATCAAAGATTCCTCCTATAACAGGATTTTCCCTGAGAAAACTACTTTGGCGGCAGCTGCAGTTTCTCTTGCCAGTGGTACTAATATCTACAATATTGGAACCCAGATTAGTTCCCTTAGAAGCATGCTAAATCGACAGGTCAGAATTTCTAAAACTCAGATCGGTGGCCATGTTGTTCATGTAGATCAGTATGGAAATTTAGTTACCAATATTTCTGAGGAATTATTTTACCGACAAAAGAATAATCGCTCTTTTACTGTGCATTTTGCCCGTGAAACTGTTGATTTTATTGCAGATTCCTATGATTCCATGGATCATGGTGATTGTCTGGTACTTTTTAACAGTAATGGATATATGGAAATCGCAATCAGTCAGGGTAATGCAAGTGAATTGTTAGGGATGGGATTTGACAGTCCTGTAATGATCAATTTTTCAGAGGCTTAG
- the purL gene encoding phosphoribosylformylglycinamidine synthase, with protein sequence MIRFFSSQSDKVFALQTERELSITDISKLEWLFGAAKLNQESTLSGYFVGPRAAMITPWSTNAVEITLNMGIQGIIRIEEFKEVKEDFMDFDPMLSHKYNGLNQDIYTIKIKPEPVKPITDIAAYNKQEGLSLSDEEVDYLNKLAERIGRSLTDSEVFGFSQVNSEHCRHKIFNGKFVIDGEEKSTSLFKLIRKTSEANPNDIVSAYKDNVAFIKGPVVQQFAPKRADEPDYYKLSEFESVISLKAETHNFPTTVEPFNGAATGSGGEIRDRLAGGQGALPLAGTAVYMTAFSRLEKDRPWEKATQERKWLYQTPMDILIKASNGATDFGNKFGQPLITGSVLTFEHDEKSDSLKAPRKLGFDKVIMLAGGIGYGKANQAQKKHPKPGDKIVILGGENYRIGMGGAAVSSADTGQHGSGIELNAIQRSNPEMQKRAANAIRAMVESDNNLIVSIHDHGAGGHLNCLSELVEETGGKINLDKLPVGDPTLSAKEIIGNESQERMGLVIGEQDIATLQKIADRERAPMYTVGDVTGDNRFTFESASTKEKPMDLELKDMFGSSPKMVMTDKAVDRVYQPVTYDKNQLHSYLEQLLQLEAVACKDWLTNKVDRCVGGRVAKQQCAGPLQLPLNNVGVMALDFQGKEGIATSIGHAPVSALIDPAAGSRNAIAEALSNIVWAPLKDNLKSVSLSANWMWACKNEGEDARLYKAVEACSDFAIALGINIPTGKDSLSMKQKYKDEEVIAPGTVIISAAGNCSDVRKVVEPVLQSDGGNIYYINLSNDQFKLGGSSFAQVVNKIGNETPDITDAALFKNAFNTLQQLIKEGKIEAGHDIGSGGLITTLLEMCFADNRLGANIDLTSLGEADSIKVLFAENIGVVFQASAEVEATLKANNVPFYKIGTSTSSAKIQLKNGSDSFDFDIAKLRDTWYKTSYLLDIKQSGPVSAKERYNNYKYHELKYKFPEGFDGKKPVIDNSKPRIKAAIIREKGSNSEREMANAMYLAGFDVKDVHMTDLISGRETLEDIRFIGAVGGFSNSDVLGSAKGWAGAFMYNEKAKTALENFFKREDTLSVGICNGCQLFVELGLINLDHDKKPKMLHNVSGKHESIFTSLTINKNKSVMLSSLAGSTLGVWVSHGEGRFSCPNTEDKYQIVAKYAYETYPHCPNGSDFNTAMLCDDTGRHLVMMPHIERSLLQWQWANYPKGRHDEVSPWMEAFVNARRWLEKNGK encoded by the coding sequence ATGATTCGTTTCTTTTCCAGTCAATCTGACAAAGTTTTCGCCTTACAGACCGAGCGCGAACTGAGTATAACAGATATTTCCAAACTTGAATGGCTTTTTGGAGCTGCCAAATTAAACCAGGAAAGTACTTTAAGTGGATACTTTGTTGGCCCACGTGCTGCCATGATTACTCCATGGAGTACCAATGCCGTAGAAATCACTCTGAATATGGGCATTCAGGGAATTATCCGGATTGAAGAGTTTAAAGAGGTCAAAGAAGATTTTATGGATTTTGACCCAATGCTTTCTCATAAGTATAATGGTCTGAATCAGGATATATATACTATTAAAATTAAACCAGAACCTGTTAAGCCAATCACAGATATTGCTGCATACAATAAACAGGAAGGTCTTTCTCTGAGCGATGAGGAAGTTGATTATTTAAATAAACTGGCTGAAAGAATAGGCAGGTCGCTAACAGATTCTGAAGTATTTGGATTTTCACAGGTTAATTCGGAGCACTGCCGTCATAAAATTTTTAACGGGAAGTTTGTGATAGATGGGGAAGAGAAATCAACCTCATTATTCAAATTGATCCGCAAGACATCTGAAGCTAATCCGAACGACATAGTTTCTGCATATAAAGATAATGTTGCTTTCATTAAAGGTCCGGTGGTTCAACAGTTTGCGCCCAAGCGTGCAGATGAGCCAGACTATTATAAGTTAAGTGAATTTGAATCTGTTATCTCTCTCAAAGCCGAAACACATAACTTTCCTACAACAGTAGAGCCTTTTAACGGAGCTGCTACAGGATCTGGGGGTGAGATCAGAGACAGGTTGGCAGGCGGACAAGGTGCGCTTCCGCTTGCAGGAACAGCTGTTTATATGACTGCTTTTTCTCGTCTTGAAAAGGATCGTCCTTGGGAAAAAGCAACACAGGAAAGAAAGTGGTTGTATCAGACTCCAATGGATATTCTGATCAAAGCTTCAAATGGGGCAACTGATTTTGGAAATAAATTTGGTCAGCCACTGATTACAGGTTCTGTTCTGACATTTGAACACGACGAAAAATCAGATAGCTTAAAGGCTCCAAGAAAACTTGGCTTTGATAAAGTAATTATGCTTGCCGGTGGTATTGGTTATGGCAAAGCAAATCAAGCACAAAAAAAGCATCCAAAACCAGGAGATAAAATTGTAATTCTTGGTGGTGAAAATTACCGTATCGGAATGGGTGGTGCAGCAGTATCTTCAGCAGATACCGGGCAGCATGGTTCAGGTATTGAATTAAATGCCATACAGCGTTCTAATCCTGAGATGCAAAAAAGAGCAGCCAATGCGATCCGCGCAATGGTAGAGAGTGACAATAACCTTATCGTTTCTATACATGACCATGGAGCTGGTGGTCACCTAAACTGCCTTTCAGAACTGGTAGAAGAAACAGGAGGTAAAATAAATCTGGATAAACTTCCGGTGGGAGATCCTACGCTTTCTGCAAAAGAAATTATTGGAAATGAATCACAGGAGCGTATGGGTCTGGTAATAGGAGAGCAAGACATAGCTACTCTTCAGAAGATAGCCGACCGTGAACGTGCTCCTATGTATACCGTAGGAGATGTTACCGGTGATAATCGATTTACATTTGAGTCTGCATCTACCAAAGAGAAACCGATGGATCTGGAGCTGAAGGACATGTTCGGAAGTTCACCGAAAATGGTTATGACAGATAAAGCGGTTGACAGGGTTTATCAGCCTGTAACATATGATAAAAACCAGCTTCATTCCTACCTTGAGCAGTTGTTGCAGCTGGAAGCTGTTGCCTGCAAGGATTGGCTTACAAATAAAGTTGACCGTTGCGTTGGAGGCCGCGTAGCTAAACAGCAATGTGCAGGTCCTCTGCAATTGCCTCTGAACAATGTTGGTGTAATGGCTCTGGATTTTCAGGGTAAAGAAGGTATTGCAACTTCTATTGGTCATGCACCCGTTTCTGCTTTGATTGATCCCGCAGCCGGCAGCCGTAATGCTATTGCTGAGGCTTTGTCAAATATTGTTTGGGCTCCTTTAAAAGATAATTTAAAAAGCGTTTCTCTTTCTGCTAACTGGATGTGGGCTTGTAAGAACGAAGGAGAGGATGCTCGTTTATATAAAGCTGTTGAAGCTTGTTCTGACTTCGCTATTGCCCTTGGTATTAACATACCTACAGGAAAAGACTCCCTGTCAATGAAGCAGAAGTATAAAGATGAAGAGGTTATAGCCCCGGGGACTGTGATCATCTCTGCTGCAGGTAACTGCAGTGATGTGAGAAAAGTTGTGGAACCTGTGCTGCAAAGCGATGGAGGAAATATTTACTACATCAATCTTTCAAACGATCAATTTAAATTAGGTGGATCTTCCTTTGCTCAGGTGGTAAATAAAATAGGAAATGAAACGCCTGATATTACCGATGCTGCGCTGTTTAAAAATGCATTCAATACATTGCAGCAATTAATCAAAGAAGGTAAAATAGAAGCTGGTCACGATATCGGTAGTGGTGGTTTGATCACCACTCTTCTTGAGATGTGCTTTGCAGACAACAGACTTGGTGCAAACATTGATTTAACATCTCTTGGTGAAGCTGACAGCATTAAAGTATTATTTGCAGAAAACATAGGAGTGGTATTCCAGGCATCTGCTGAGGTGGAGGCTACATTAAAAGCGAACAATGTTCCTTTCTATAAAATAGGAACCAGTACTTCTTCTGCAAAAATTCAGTTAAAGAATGGCTCGGATTCATTTGACTTTGACATAGCAAAACTAAGAGATACCTGGTACAAAACATCATACCTGCTGGACATAAAGCAAAGTGGCCCTGTAAGTGCTAAAGAGCGTTATAATAACTACAAATATCACGAACTGAAATACAAATTCCCTGAAGGATTTGACGGTAAGAAGCCAGTTATAGACAATTCTAAACCAAGAATAAAAGCTGCGATCATCCGTGAGAAAGGAAGCAATTCTGAGCGTGAGATGGCCAATGCTATGTACCTTGCAGGTTTCGATGTGAAAGATGTTCACATGACTGATTTAATCTCAGGAAGAGAAACTCTGGAAGATATACGTTTCATTGGTGCTGTAGGAGGCTTCTCTAATTCAGATGTACTAGGTTCTGCAAAAGGATGGGCAGGAGCATTTATGTACAATGAGAAAGCAAAAACAGCTCTTGAGAATTTCTTTAAACGTGAAGACACTTTATCTGTAGGCATCTGCAATGGTTGCCAGCTTTTCGTTGAGTTAGGGCTTATCAATCTGGATCACGACAAGAAGCCAAAAATGCTTCATAACGTGAGTGGAAAACACGAGAGTATCTTTACCTCTTTAACCATCAACAAAAACAAATCCGTAATGCTTTCTTCTCTTGCTGGTAGCACTCTTGGTGTGTGGGTATCACATGGAGAAGGTCGTTTCAGCTGTCCGAATACCGAAGATAAATATCAGATTGTTGCGAAATATGCTTACGAAACATATCCACATTGTCCTAACGGTTCTGACTTCAATACAGCAATGCTTTGTGATGACACAGGTCGTCACCTTGTAATGATGCCTCATATTGAACGTTCGTTGTTGCAATGGCAATGGGCTAATTATCCAAAAGGCCGTCACGATGAAGTATCTCCATGGATGGAAGCTTTTGTGAATGCGAGAAGGTGGTTAGAGAAGAATGGAAAGTAA
- a CDS encoding enoyl-CoA hydratase/isomerase family protein: MEFVKYTTENKICCITISRAEKRNALNSQVVTELKSAFKKAEADDQVKVIVLTGEGDVFCAGADLEYLQTLQKNTYEENLTDSKNLMELYYQIYTLKKVVVAQVNGHAVAGGCGLVSVCDFAYSVREANYGYTEVRIGFIPAIVSVFLVKKIGEARSREMLLSGEIYSSKTAHHFGLINHVVEDEDLSTVVKEFCEKLITNNSASSMELTKKMLADIFAMDVKEALNYAAESNAKARNTEDCKKGIAAFLKKEKPIW, encoded by the coding sequence ATGGAATTTGTAAAATACACTACTGAAAACAAAATCTGTTGCATCACTATTAGTCGTGCTGAAAAAAGAAATGCATTGAATAGTCAGGTTGTAACTGAGCTAAAATCAGCCTTCAAAAAAGCGGAAGCAGATGATCAGGTAAAAGTAATTGTACTTACAGGAGAAGGTGATGTGTTCTGTGCCGGCGCTGATCTGGAATACCTGCAAACATTGCAGAAGAATACCTATGAGGAAAATCTTACAGACAGTAAAAACCTGATGGAGTTATATTACCAGATTTATACACTTAAAAAAGTGGTAGTCGCTCAGGTAAACGGACATGCTGTAGCAGGAGGCTGTGGACTTGTCTCTGTCTGTGATTTCGCCTATTCTGTTAGAGAAGCAAACTATGGATATACAGAGGTAAGAATAGGATTTATACCTGCTATAGTAAGTGTCTTTCTGGTAAAAAAAATAGGAGAAGCAAGATCCAGAGAGATGCTCCTTTCAGGAGAAATTTACTCAAGCAAAACAGCACACCATTTTGGGCTTATCAATCACGTTGTGGAAGATGAAGATCTTTCTACAGTAGTAAAAGAATTCTGTGAGAAGCTTATCACAAACAATTCTGCAAGCTCAATGGAACTAACTAAGAAAATGCTGGCTGATATTTTTGCAATGGATGTAAAAGAGGCATTGAACTATGCTGCTGAATCCAACGCCAAAGCCAGAAATACTGAAGACTGTAAAAAAGGTATTGCTGCCTTCCTAAAAAAAGAAAAGCCCATCTGGTAG
- a CDS encoding M43 family zinc metalloprotease: protein MRFFYALLFLAFSISETFAQRQCASTSYQENNRPLPTQEQIDQQLRTIRKRRAALDNDTMEYVIPVVVHVIHNTKGNLIGGVNNRNITDEQIHSQIAVLNEDYGKLPGTRGYNTDPVGADTRIHFCLAQFDPEGRSTTGIIRVFSEKASFDYNMDDAQLKKLSYWPSDQYLNIWVTNITDPIIGYAQFPGGYGLPGASSSDGPAATDGVVIDYKTFGTLGTARKPYHLGRTATHEIGHWLGLIHIWGDQYCGDDYVSDTPTQEDKDEDTLCNERFSYCNNQKTPRMFQNYLDYTGDKCMNIFTQGQKERMRSFINASDNARRKSLLLSGGCCNLPSYPFAQTLDFESGAILPEGWSISNPDHSNTWTLNSPGAYEQSSGCISIQNKYGASELQTYDAIVSPSLDFSGNDHPYIFFDLAGSANTLDKTDSIVVEISFGCLNKKYLVKKIYGAELNTARKNTSIFIPEPDDWTSFDVPLEAAAGQKRVRVYITSYGKAGTTIYLDNIKIYKASPALIINPYPNPATDALSIEVIMEGESNVQFELYNTLGQKIFSGTKFEKTSFTHQLTTSSLQSGIYILVVSTANQTASKKIIITR from the coding sequence ATGAGATTTTTTTACGCATTGCTTTTTTTGGCATTTAGTATTTCTGAAACTTTTGCACAAAGGCAATGTGCATCTACCTCATATCAGGAAAATAACAGGCCTCTGCCTACTCAGGAGCAAATAGATCAGCAATTAAGAACAATTAGAAAACGGAGGGCTGCACTGGACAACGATACTATGGAATATGTGATTCCGGTTGTTGTCCATGTCATCCACAATACAAAGGGTAATCTTATTGGCGGAGTGAATAACAGAAATATTACCGACGAGCAGATTCACTCTCAGATTGCAGTTTTAAATGAAGACTATGGAAAGCTTCCGGGGACACGTGGATACAATACGGACCCGGTTGGAGCTGATACCCGCATTCATTTTTGCCTTGCCCAATTTGACCCTGAAGGCAGATCAACTACAGGAATTATAAGAGTATTTAGCGAAAAAGCGTCTTTCGATTACAACATGGATGATGCTCAGCTGAAAAAATTATCCTACTGGCCCAGTGATCAGTACCTGAATATCTGGGTAACCAATATTACGGATCCTATAATTGGTTATGCCCAGTTTCCAGGTGGTTATGGTCTTCCGGGGGCATCTTCAAGTGACGGGCCAGCTGCAACAGATGGCGTAGTTATTGACTATAAAACTTTCGGTACACTTGGAACTGCTAGAAAGCCATATCATCTTGGCAGGACAGCTACACATGAAATTGGACACTGGCTCGGACTGATACACATTTGGGGAGATCAATACTGCGGAGATGATTATGTGAGTGACACTCCTACTCAGGAAGACAAAGACGAAGACACTCTTTGTAATGAAAGGTTCTCCTATTGCAACAATCAGAAGACTCCAAGAATGTTTCAGAACTACCTTGACTATACAGGAGACAAGTGTATGAACATTTTTACTCAAGGACAAAAAGAAAGGATGCGTTCGTTCATCAACGCGTCTGATAATGCTCGCAGAAAGAGCCTTCTTCTAAGTGGAGGTTGCTGCAATCTGCCTAGTTATCCTTTTGCCCAGACTTTAGATTTTGAATCAGGAGCAATCCTTCCCGAAGGATGGTCTATCTCCAATCCTGATCACTCTAATACATGGACATTGAACTCACCTGGTGCTTATGAACAAAGCAGTGGGTGTATATCAATCCAGAATAAATATGGGGCATCCGAGCTACAAACTTATGATGCCATCGTCTCTCCCAGTCTCGACTTTTCTGGAAATGATCACCCATATATTTTCTTCGACCTTGCAGGATCAGCAAATACTTTAGACAAAACAGACAGCATTGTTGTTGAAATTTCTTTCGGTTGTCTGAATAAAAAATATCTGGTAAAAAAAATCTATGGGGCAGAGCTGAATACGGCCAGAAAAAATACTTCCATATTTATACCTGAGCCAGACGACTGGACTTCGTTTGATGTTCCATTAGAGGCTGCTGCCGGCCAAAAGAGAGTCAGGGTATACATTACAAGCTATGGAAAAGCAGGAACAACAATTTATCTTGATAACATCAAAATATACAAAGCATCCCCTGCACTTATAATTAACCCATACCCCAATCCTGCTACAGATGCCCTTTCTATCGAAGTGATTATGGAGGGTGAAAGCAACGTGCAATTCGAACTATACAATACACTTGGACAAAAGATCTTCTCAGGAACAAAATTTGAGAAGACAAGCTTTACTCACCAGCTTACTACCAGCTCATTGCAAAGTGGTATATATATCTTAGTCGTGAGCACTGCCAATCAGACGGCATCGAAAAAAATTATTATCACAAGATAG
- a CDS encoding ComEC/Rec2 family competence protein gives MEHWVSYPFVRFLLFFLSGIFFAIFIPGENLTGLYIGLISCAAIYLLLLIFYNPQLFYSKNILYSTLCSLTLFFAGAIITRQQDKEPEALKLETELGSCRYFKAKIIGETERKGNFYKVIARVNKIKTAKSWRTVDIDIILWIKKELVNDPFYGQTYMFNGRLARISGANYYKSFDPQKYYRYKNIFYQSTPFKLISIDTNPDSYTIYHALVLKDYFSRRFAQFIKEKEALGITEGIILGKRDGISNDVRDIYSGTGAMHLLSVSGLHIGLLYQLLLFLLNPLVHLPKGKFIRFISISLLLIGYALLTGLVPPVLRSTIMFLIFLVAKTISKKHNPYNTLSISALIILINDPFTIADIGFQLTYLAMGGLIFLQPKLSGFYEPKRWLDKEVWTITTGGIAATLITFPISLYYFHSFPLYFSLSNLIVAPLSYAILWLGIFGLIFSRTDVVLKPLCYCLEKTIWLMNEGLRYILKIPKSVIRDIYIDKHHMMFIYILMILLILIFSGKKIKLVMPLLMLSIVFSGIAVYEKITICKQREVIAFFVKGKKVFASINGRVAEIYADSTFNEEKLKFEIYPALLNRGVKTINFIKPRNFRQLKSFNIIRCGNKNILTVKDKTILDSFSYLPGIDLLVYEPSSKGNFREFDLKAESVVINKKYKKVTVDKNLSKNINLHITESNEYFALTIEGDH, from the coding sequence ATGGAACATTGGGTCAGCTATCCCTTTGTCCGGTTTCTGTTATTTTTCCTGAGTGGAATATTCTTTGCCATTTTTATTCCAGGAGAAAATCTAACCGGACTTTACATTGGATTAATTTCATGTGCAGCAATATATTTGCTGCTTCTGATTTTTTACAATCCACAATTATTCTATTCAAAAAACATTCTCTATTCTACACTTTGCTCTTTGACGCTTTTCTTTGCAGGAGCTATCATTACCAGACAACAGGATAAAGAACCCGAAGCACTTAAGCTGGAAACAGAACTCGGTTCATGTCGTTACTTTAAGGCTAAGATTATTGGAGAAACCGAACGAAAAGGGAACTTCTATAAAGTTATAGCCAGGGTAAATAAGATTAAAACAGCTAAATCCTGGAGGACCGTAGACATTGACATTATTTTGTGGATTAAAAAGGAGCTTGTCAACGATCCGTTTTATGGACAAACTTATATGTTTAACGGCAGACTGGCACGCATCTCAGGAGCCAATTATTATAAGTCTTTCGATCCGCAAAAGTATTACAGATATAAAAACATTTTTTATCAATCAACACCATTTAAGTTAATATCAATTGATACAAATCCTGATTCCTATACCATTTATCATGCTCTTGTATTAAAGGATTATTTCTCCAGACGATTTGCCCAATTCATAAAAGAGAAAGAAGCCCTTGGCATTACTGAAGGTATCATTCTTGGTAAAAGAGATGGAATCAGCAATGACGTGCGAGACATTTATTCTGGCACAGGGGCCATGCACCTATTGTCTGTATCAGGGCTTCATATCGGCTTACTCTATCAACTACTATTGTTTTTACTCAATCCACTTGTGCACCTCCCAAAAGGAAAGTTCATACGTTTTATTTCCATCTCATTACTGCTGATCGGATACGCCCTGCTTACCGGCCTTGTCCCACCTGTTCTGCGTTCAACAATCATGTTTCTTATTTTTCTGGTTGCTAAAACCATATCCAAAAAGCATAACCCTTACAATACACTATCGATATCAGCATTGATCATATTAATAAATGATCCCTTCACGATTGCAGACATAGGCTTTCAACTGACATATCTAGCGATGGGTGGTCTGATTTTTCTTCAACCTAAACTGTCCGGTTTTTATGAACCCAAACGCTGGTTAGACAAAGAAGTATGGACCATCACTACCGGAGGAATAGCTGCAACGCTCATCACCTTCCCTATTTCACTGTATTATTTTCATTCGTTTCCTCTTTATTTCTCATTAAGCAATCTCATCGTAGCGCCTCTATCATATGCCATATTGTGGCTTGGCATTTTCGGACTTATTTTTTCCAGAACAGATGTGGTTTTAAAACCACTATGCTACTGCCTTGAAAAGACTATATGGCTGATGAACGAAGGTTTAAGATATATTCTTAAAATACCAAAATCTGTTATCAGAGATATCTATATTGATAAGCATCATATGATGTTTATCTACATTCTGATGATACTACTTATCCTAATTTTTTCAGGAAAGAAAATAAAACTTGTTATGCCCTTACTTATGCTCAGCATTGTTTTTTCAGGTATAGCTGTTTATGAAAAAATAACCATTTGCAAACAAAGAGAAGTTATTGCATTTTTTGTAAAAGGGAAAAAGGTATTCGCAAGCATAAATGGAAGGGTAGCAGAAATATATGCAGACAGCACTTTCAATGAAGAAAAGTTGAAATTTGAAATATACCCCGCCCTTTTAAACAGAGGAGTCAAAACCATTAATTTTATTAAACCAAGAAATTTTCGCCAGTTAAAATCCTTTAATATCATTCGATGCGGGAATAAAAATATTTTAACGGTTAAGGATAAAACAATCTTAGACTCATTCTCTTATTTACCCGGTATAGACTTATTGGTTTACGAACCTTCTTCTAAAGGAAATTTCAGAGAATTCGATCTTAAAGCAGAAAGTGTCGTAATAAACAAAAAATATAAAAAGGTGACTGTAGATAAGAATTTGTCAAAAAATATAAATTTACATATCACTGAATCTAATGAATATTTTGCTTTAACAATTGAAGGAGATCATTAA
- a CDS encoding response regulator transcription factor, whose translation MNYIRVDYENFLIFMSYSRQSPKSYIQHHKEAVKIFTGYISEARLTGERENSLIDNFQLSQLLKEFHGVVSILDFSTQSYIYMSESVKSITGYSQDEFYEHGIQKTISLIPEEQLKIIHNQIFPIMFDHFDRCTSIEEIKDLRVTFNYNAFRKDGSLASFLQQTSVIHCDDYKKARIALMLVTDISDFKTDGNITLGISKKNAEGVYHPIFTKNYLSDNEQHILSIREREILNLMRHGKSSNEISDMLFISEHTVYNHRKNMLKKLDAKNTGELLSKSIAYGLL comes from the coding sequence ATGAACTATATTAGAGTAGATTACGAAAACTTTTTAATATTTATGTCTTATTCCAGACAAAGCCCCAAGTCTTATATTCAGCACCACAAGGAAGCAGTAAAGATATTTACCGGTTATATATCAGAGGCCAGGCTAACCGGTGAAAGGGAAAACAGCCTGATTGATAATTTTCAATTATCTCAGCTGTTAAAGGAGTTCCATGGGGTTGTAAGTATTTTGGATTTTTCCACTCAGAGCTACATTTACATGAGTGAAAGTGTTAAAAGTATAACAGGATATTCACAAGATGAATTTTATGAGCATGGTATTCAGAAAACGATATCCCTCATCCCGGAGGAGCAGCTTAAAATTATTCATAATCAAATTTTCCCTATCATGTTCGATCATTTTGATCGCTGCACAAGTATTGAGGAAATCAAAGACCTGCGCGTTACTTTTAATTATAATGCATTTCGTAAAGACGGATCTCTTGCTAGTTTTCTGCAGCAAACGTCAGTTATTCATTGCGATGATTATAAAAAAGCTCGCATAGCATTAATGCTGGTTACAGATATCAGTGATTTTAAGACAGACGGAAATATAACTCTTGGCATTTCAAAGAAAAATGCAGAAGGAGTTTATCATCCAATCTTTACGAAAAACTACCTTTCAGATAATGAACAGCATATTCTTTCCATAAGAGAGCGTGAGATTCTGAACTTAATGAGACATGGCAAATCGAGCAATGAAATTAGCGACATGCTCTTTATAAGTGAGCATACTGTTTATAACCACCGGAAGAATATGCTGAAGAAGCTGGATGCAAAAAATACAGGAGAACTGCTTTCCAAGTCGATAGCTTATGGATTACTGTAA
- a CDS encoding PhoH family protein has translation MVEKSIHLENVSLIDFLGVENRIIKELGSAFPKSRIVSRGNEIKIIGNNLEIIQIEQVIKSLLVHYNKYGKVGENEVQSLLRKEEMDGCDEDDVILFGDKGMVIKPKTVNQKKLVATARKNDLVFAVGPAGTGKTYISVALAVRALKNKEVKKIVITRPAVEAGENLGFLPGDLKEKIDPYLRPIYDALDDMIPAEKLKYYYENHIIEVAPLAYMRGRTLNNAFILLDEAQNTTPMQTKMFLTRMGPSSKMIITGDKSQIDLPGNQKSGLVEALTILKDVQGIGFVELDGKDVMRHKLVGKIIDAYAKKDKS, from the coding sequence TTGGTAGAAAAGTCAATACACCTTGAAAATGTATCTCTTATAGATTTCCTAGGAGTGGAAAACAGAATAATAAAAGAATTGGGTTCTGCGTTTCCTAAAAGTCGTATTGTTTCCAGAGGAAATGAAATAAAGATCATTGGTAACAATCTGGAAATAATCCAGATAGAACAGGTTATCAAAAGTCTGCTTGTTCATTATAATAAATATGGAAAAGTAGGTGAAAACGAAGTACAGTCATTGCTTCGCAAAGAAGAGATGGACGGCTGTGACGAAGACGATGTAATTCTTTTTGGTGATAAAGGGATGGTTATAAAACCCAAGACTGTAAATCAAAAGAAGCTCGTAGCCACTGCAAGAAAGAATGATCTCGTTTTTGCAGTCGGACCTGCCGGAACAGGGAAAACCTATATTTCCGTAGCCCTGGCTGTCAGAGCCTTAAAAAATAAAGAGGTTAAAAAGATCGTAATCACAAGACCTGCAGTAGAAGCAGGAGAAAATCTAGGTTTTCTTCCGGGAGATCTGAAAGAAAAAATCGATCCATATTTAAGACCTATTTATGATGCACTGGATGACATGATTCCTGCTGAAAAGCTAAAATATTATTACGAGAATCATATTATTGAAGTGGCTCCTCTTGCGTATATGAGAGGACGTACACTGAATAATGCATTCATACTTCTGGATGAAGCACAGAACACCACCCCTATGCAGACTAAGATGTTTCTGACTCGTATGGGACCTAGTTCCAAAATGATTATCACAGGAGACAAATCACAAATAGACTTGCCGGGCAATCAGAAATCAGGTCTTGTAGAGGCATTGACAATACTCAAAGACGTACAGGGAATTGGCTTTGTGGAACTGGACGGCAAAGATGTAATGAGACATAAACTCGTAGGCAAAATAATTGATGCCTATGCTAAAAAGGATAAATCATAA